The segment ATGCTTTTTTTATGATTTATAAGAAAACTTCTATTAGCGGACAAGCAATCAAATATTTTATAGGAGGCATGTCTTAATCGGTACGAGCATATAGTGTAAAACAAAGAGCTAAAGGAGGACTAAAATGACAATCCATCAAGAAAATAGTCGTTACACAATTTCTTCTGGCGATCACTTAGTTACTGTTCGCAATCGTAAACGTATGGATATGACATCTGTAAAGTCAATTGAACGATTTGATCAAGAAGAATTTTTCGTTAATACCTCACAAGGGCATTTATTAATTCGTGGCGAGGAGCTGCGCATTGTCCATTTAGATGTAGATAAAGGCTTACTAACATTAGAGGGTGAAGTAAAGCAATTATCATATGATGATTCCGAAAATGGACTGTCGAAAAGCTTCCTCCATAAATTGTTTGGATGATGATGAGTGCACAACTTGTAAGCATTCTTGTAATGTTTATAAGTGGAATCGCTGTTGGGGCAGTGATTGATTGTACACGTACAGTATTAAATGAAATACCGAGTAAAATAATGGGACGTTTCACATATATAGTAGAATGGATCATATGGATTTTCCTCGGTATATGTACATTTTATTTTTTATTTTTAGTAAAGGGTGGGCAATGGCGGGTCGTGGATCCACTTGCCCAAATTGCCGGTATTTTTGCATATGAATTTATTTTTCAAAAAATAGCCCGTTTTCTAGGACGAGTTGTTATAAATGTACTAATTAGACCAATTCTCTTTATTGGGCACCTCATTATTCTGATTATTCGTAATGTAGTGTATGTTATACTGAAAAGTATCGCACTACTAGTAAGACCAATTTATAAACTTTATAAGAAATATTTACCGAAATCCTTTCAAAAGAAGAAGTGAACTCGTATAATGGGTATAATTAATTTTTATGAATAAGGAGGCGTCGGCATGTTAGGGAGAAAAACACGAGAACAATTACATAAGCAGAATGTTCAATCGTTGAACAATGACTATGTCCGATCAAATCCACAAGCAAAAGTAAAGGCAAAAGCAAAGCAAGCAGTTTTGCGTCGCAGAAGAATGGCTGTATTTTTTATTCTAGCTATTGCGGCTGTTGGATTTTTAGTAAATTTGAATATGATACAAAATGAAAAGCTAGTAGCAAAAAACGAGCAAAAAGCGGTAGTAACCGAAGCGCTTAATGAAGTGACTGCCCAGCAAGAGATGTTAAATTTACAAATCACGAAGCTAGAAGATGATGAGTATATTGCAAAGCTAGCTAGAAAAGAGTTTTTCCTTTCAGAAGAAGGCGAATACATTTTTACAATACCAAAAGCGGCAGAAAAGAATAGCGAAGAAGAGTCAGACAAATAACAATAACCTTGACTGAAATTCGAATGATTATTTGTGCGAAGTGATGTCAGGCTAATATAATGCCAAAAAAGTTGGTATTATTTGCCTTTAAGGAGAGTGTCTTGTTGACACTCTTTTTATGTTAGCTATAATTAGAGAAGAAACTATTTAATTTGATTCAGCAGAAGTCCCCTATTTCTATAAGTGGGGGAGAATGCCAAATATGCAATTCTATTCAGTAGGAGTTTAAACCCTAGCTGAATCAGGTTAGGCCCCGGTGGATGTCACAAACTTTTAAGAGGAGCTTTTCGAGCGAACTTGAAGAAAGTATGGACTAAAGTTAGCCGAGGCATAATTGATTATAAGTTTCAGTACAATTGATAACTGACTTTTCATGTAAGGGTCGCTTAAATTTTAAGGAGGAGCATTTTTTTTATGTCAATTGAAGTAGGCAGCAAAGTACAAGGTAAGGTAACAGGGATCACAAATTTCGGCGCGTTCGTTGAGCTACCAGATGGTAAGACAGGGTTAGTTCATATTAGTGAAGTGGCGGACAACTATGTAAAAGATATTAATGAACATCTTAAAGTTGGCGATGAAGTTGAAGTGAAAGTGATGAATGTTGAAGCGGATGGGAAGATTGGTCTTTCGATTCGTAAAGCAAAACCTCAAGCAGAGCGTCCAGAACGCCCAGAACGTCCCGATAGACCAGAGCGTTCACAACGCCCTCGCCGTGATAATAATCGTTCAAATGATCGCAATGATCGTCACCAACCAAAAGAGAATTTTGAGCAAAAGATGGCGCGTTTCTTAAAAGATAGCGATGAACGATTATCTACATTAAAGCGTGCAACGGAATCAAAGCGCGGTGGCCGAGGAGCTCGTAGAGGGTAATTTGCTGACTGTTTGAAACGTAGAAAAAGTGTGAAATAGACGTGGGCAGGCTACTTAGTAGTCTGTCTTTTTTCATTGGAATAACTAAAAGACATCGCCTTGCACAATTACAATACAAGGCGATGTCTTCTTTTATTTTTCATTGGGGCTTTGATTATGCTTAACAAGCAAGCGGATGAGTGTAATAAAACAAAAAATACCTCCAATAAGGCCAAAAATAATCATTATAATTTGAAAAGAAAGTGGCAAATTGGTTAGTAACACACCACCGACAATTAACAACATACTAATACCGCAAAGGAACGCAAGATATGTAAAGTTTTGAACCATATAAAACTCCTCCTTTTCACATTTTCTATTATAGAGTGTAACGTACACTTATTTCCAATTAATTATGTCATAGTGTAATCTATATAAGTTCAACAAAAGTTTCTATCTTTTCATTGTAAGAATTCTAATAGGGATTCTAATAAAGTATGCGCTAGGTTGGGCTGGCTAAGCACATGAGGCGCACAGACAATCTATACGACTCATCTGTGTGCGCATGTAGCAGGCCAGCCCTGAATTAAATTTTTCCGTTCTAATAAAAGCTTCCTCAATTGAGTGCGTCGCTGCCGTGGGAGGCGACGTATCTTGATTTAGATTTCCATTCTAGAGGGATGTTAGTTTCATAAGTTGAACCTATATAGTTGAATAACGGGCAGTTTTTTTACTCGAATTGCCTAACTCGCCATTTCCTAAAATCCCCTGATGTAAGCTTTCATTCTTTCAATCCCCACAGAAACAGTAAAAAAAGAGCCACCTTTTAGATAAAAGGTAGCTCTTTTAAAGTATGACCCGTACGGGATTCGAACCCGTGTTACCGCCGTGAAAGGGCGGTGTCTTAACCGCTTGACCAACGGGCCGTTAAATGGTGGCGGCAGAGGGAGTCGAACCCACGACCTTTCGGGTATGAACCGAGTGCTCTAGCCAACTGAGCTACACCGCCAAAATTAACAACAAAACTAATAATACAGGGTCTTGCATGAAGTGTCAACAAGTTTTTAATAAAAATGATTAAATTTTGCTTCTGACGAATGAAGGCTTTTAAAAGCGGAAAATCACTATAAAAGCCGTCGAACGATTTATTAATGTGTGTTCTATAAACAGACAAATTTCCTATGCAATCATTTGTATAATGATTTGAAAAAAGAAAAGGTGATTGATATGGCAGTTGTCAATGAATATTCGGAGTTTCTACCCCCTCATACATTCTCTACCCCACCGTATACAAAAAAGACTAGAAAAATAGTAGACGTCACTTTTGTATTCATTGCTTTTTGTTTAGCGCAAGCCACATTCTTTGAAGCGGTGGTCCCATTTTTTATACCTTTTTGGATCATTGTTCGATCACAATACAAATCATTTCAAATTTCCACATTCATAGGGGGGCTTGCAGGTACGTTATTTTTAGGTTTTGGACAAGTGGTTATACTATTACTTGAAATTTTGCTCATAGAGGGGATTATGCGTTTTAAATATACCCGTATTTCCCCTTATATAGCAGTGACATTATCAATTGGCGTAGTTCAAACTGTTTGGCAAGTCGTTTCATATGCAGGAGTTCCACCATTATTAACACAAGTGTATATTTTGTATGAATGGCTATTTGCTCTAGTTATGCTGTTACTAATGACACAATTACTTGTGCCATTAAGTGAGCTGAAAGATTACAAGTGGGCGAAGGAAAAGGTTGTCGCGGTGCTTGTTTTACTTGCTGCTGTACTTGTAGGTATGCAAAATATTACCGTCTATTATTTTTCATTACCAATTATAGCCTTCCATTTGATTCTTTGTGTTATCGCTGCTGTTTCAACAGTTGGGACGACCGTTATTTTTGCGTTGTCGATGGGATTGTTATTGGGCTTATCCAATTTGTCGTTTACAGGGATGATTGTTCTGTATGCGTGCACAGGATTATTTACCGCGTTAATGCAAGATACAGGCCGTTTTGGAATTGCTATGTTCAGTTTGGTACCAAGTGTTTTTTTCTTTTTTTATGATGCAACATTACCTATTGATAGCGTTTATTTTCTTTCCATCTTAGTCGGGGGGATTTTATTTATATTGCTTCCTCAATCGACTATAGGAAACCTTCAACAATATTATAATAAGCAAACGCTAGGCGCGGGTCCCATCCAAGTGAAAAATGCCAATTTGGCAACCGAACATTTAAAACAGTTTCAACAATTTGTTTCTTTTATGAAAAGTCTCGTATTTGAGCGTTTTACAAAAGAGCACCCAACTGCGATGCAGCAAGAATCTTATATCATTTGTTCGAGTTGTTTTAAATATGAGCAATGCTGGGGTACACAACGAGAAATGGAGAACACCCTTGAAAATTGGCGAATGGCGAGAAGAAGTTCCAAGCCGTTAGAATTAATTCGCGCAGAGGAACAGCTGAAGTTAAAGTGCATAAAATCGACAAAATTATTAGAGGAGCTAGAAACGGCTACACATAAGGAACATATGGAAAGCCAGTTTTATCATGGTAAGAAAATGATTGCCTTACAATTGCGTGATTTAAGTCATCACTTAGAGGAGTTATTAGATGATCGTCATAGTGAAGTAGGGGCGGACGAAATGGATGACTATGTACAACAATTTTTAAAGCAACATCACATGCAGTGCATTCACATTGAGTGGATAAAAACGGAAGTGGGTGCAAGAGAATTTATTTGCTCGATTGCGGATGAACGTGATGAACATACGGTCATTCGGCAGGCAGAGCAATTATTATATGAATTATTACACGAGCCTTTACAAGGGCAACAAATTTACGTGGAGGAAAAACCACTTTTATATCGTCAAATCAGGTTTCGTTCTGCAATTCGCTACCAATTAGAGTATGATATATATAAACATTCTAAAGGGCATCAACAAGTGTCAGGTGACTCTTATAGCGTGTTCCCAATTCATACGGGTTTGATGGCAATCATGCTGTCAGATGGTATGGGAACGAGCAATGCAGCACAACAAGAAAGTAGCCGTTTAATTCAAATGATGCAAGAATGCTTGTCCTATAATATGGACCCTGAAACCGCCATGCATACGATGCACTATGTGTTATCACTCAAAAATGATTCGGATATGTATGCAACCATTGATTTTGCGTTAGTTGATTTACAATTAGGCTCCCTTTGGTGTTGGAAGGCGGGCGGAATGACAACATATGTCCTCCGTGGGGTAGATTTATTTAAAATTGAGAGTAAAGCGGCACCAATTGGATTTTTACCAGACTTTTCTGTAGATACCGAAATGATTTCCGTCCTTTCAGAAGATATTATTATTATGGTTTCAGATGGCTTATTTGCTAGTCAGGAAAATTGGCTTATGCAAGAAGAATTATTTTTACAATTAATCCGTCAAGGCATTAAAAAAGGGGCATCGATTCAAGTAGTGCTTTATGATGTGATGGCTCAGTTTAAACAGCGTTACCCGTCGAATGATGATTGTACGGTGATGTTATTCCAATTACATCATATTGCGGCGCCTTGGTCAGTTTTCCGACCAGCGTACAGCTAATCGAAAACGGCTCAAGGAATTTAGATAAATAAGGGTGCATCTTTTTAACTCGATTCAGCAGAAGTCCCTTACTTCAAGTAAGTGGGGTTCTGCTGAATCGGGGAACAAAGGCTAAACCCATCACGTCCTGTGATAACGCCTTTGTGATCAACATTGTGTTGACCCAAGCCCCGGCGGATGTCACGGATTTTTTTGTTACTATATAAGATGAGGTGAGAGGATGCACCTATTAGAGCATCAAGTTTTAGCGTATATTAAACAACATCAATTAATTACAAGTGGTGACAAATTGCTTGTCGCTTGTTCTGGAGGCGTTGATTCAATGGCGCTTCTTTCTTTTTTCTATAAATTCCAAAGTTATTTCCAAATAGAGTTATTTGTTGCGCATGTGGATCACATGTTACGCGGGGAAGCGTCTGCAGGGGACAGAAATTTTGTTGAACAAACATGTGCTAAATGGGATATACCTGTATTTAGTAGTGCGATTCCGATTGCAGAGTATCTTGAACAAGAAGGTGGAAATTCACAAGCGATTTGTCGACGTGAGCGATATCACTTTTTTGAAAAAGTAATGTCAGAACAAAAAATGGATAAATTAGTGACGGCTCATCATGCAGATGATCAGCTAGAATCGATGTTAATGGCGATGACAAAGGCAAGTTCATTAAATGGATTGAAAGGAATTATGCCAAAACGACCATTTTTAAATAATTTTGTCATTCGTCCATTTTTAGCCGTTACAAAAAGTGAGATTAGGGAATATTTACATACAGAAGGACAAACTTACCGTGAGGATGCCAGCAACGAAAAAGATGTGTATACACGAAATCGCTTTCGTCATCATGTCGTACCCCTTTTAAAGAAAGAAAACCCTTCGATTTCACAACATGTCGTGCAATTAGCTGATCAATTAGCAGAAGATGATCGTTATTTAATGCAACTAGCTGAAACCCGCTTTTCAACACTTTTTGAAGAAATGAGGGGAAATTGTTATAAAGTCGTAATATCCGACTTCCAAAGCGAACCACTTGCTTTACAAAGAAGGTTGATTTTAATACTATTAAAGTATCTGTATAATGATTCAAAGCTGATTCAAAGCTATGCGCTATGTACAATGATTTTAAAGTTATTTGACACGGCAGTTGGTAGTAGCTCTGTAGATTTACCTGATGGCTATATTGCAAGACAACAA is part of the Solibacillus sp. FSL K6-1523 genome and harbors:
- the yabP gene encoding sporulation protein YabP, with the translated sequence MTIHQENSRYTISSGDHLVTVRNRKRMDMTSVKSIERFDQEEFFVNTSQGHLLIRGEELRIVHLDVDKGLLTLEGEVKQLSYDDSENGLSKSFLHKLFG
- the yabQ gene encoding spore cortex biosynthesis protein YabQ, which gives rise to MMSAQLVSILVMFISGIAVGAVIDCTRTVLNEIPSKIMGRFTYIVEWIIWIFLGICTFYFLFLVKGGQWRVVDPLAQIAGIFAYEFIFQKIARFLGRVVINVLIRPILFIGHLIILIIRNVVYVILKSIALLVRPIYKLYKKYLPKSFQKKK
- a CDS encoding FtsB family cell division protein; this translates as MLGRKTREQLHKQNVQSLNNDYVRSNPQAKVKAKAKQAVLRRRRMAVFFILAIAAVGFLVNLNMIQNEKLVAKNEQKAVVTEALNEVTAQQEMLNLQITKLEDDEYIAKLARKEFFLSEEGEYIFTIPKAAEKNSEEESDK
- a CDS encoding S1 domain-containing RNA-binding protein — its product is MSIEVGSKVQGKVTGITNFGAFVELPDGKTGLVHISEVADNYVKDINEHLKVGDEVEVKVMNVEADGKIGLSIRKAKPQAERPERPERPDRPERSQRPRRDNNRSNDRNDRHQPKENFEQKMARFLKDSDERLSTLKRATESKRGGRGARRG
- a CDS encoding sodium:potassium antiporter, whose product is MVQNFTYLAFLCGISMLLIVGGVLLTNLPLSFQIIMIIFGLIGGIFCFITLIRLLVKHNQSPNEK
- a CDS encoding SpoIIE family protein phosphatase, translating into MAVVNEYSEFLPPHTFSTPPYTKKTRKIVDVTFVFIAFCLAQATFFEAVVPFFIPFWIIVRSQYKSFQISTFIGGLAGTLFLGFGQVVILLLEILLIEGIMRFKYTRISPYIAVTLSIGVVQTVWQVVSYAGVPPLLTQVYILYEWLFALVMLLLMTQLLVPLSELKDYKWAKEKVVAVLVLLAAVLVGMQNITVYYFSLPIIAFHLILCVIAAVSTVGTTVIFALSMGLLLGLSNLSFTGMIVLYACTGLFTALMQDTGRFGIAMFSLVPSVFFFFYDATLPIDSVYFLSILVGGILFILLPQSTIGNLQQYYNKQTLGAGPIQVKNANLATEHLKQFQQFVSFMKSLVFERFTKEHPTAMQQESYIICSSCFKYEQCWGTQREMENTLENWRMARRSSKPLELIRAEEQLKLKCIKSTKLLEELETATHKEHMESQFYHGKKMIALQLRDLSHHLEELLDDRHSEVGADEMDDYVQQFLKQHHMQCIHIEWIKTEVGAREFICSIADERDEHTVIRQAEQLLYELLHEPLQGQQIYVEEKPLLYRQIRFRSAIRYQLEYDIYKHSKGHQQVSGDSYSVFPIHTGLMAIMLSDGMGTSNAAQQESSRLIQMMQECLSYNMDPETAMHTMHYVLSLKNDSDMYATIDFALVDLQLGSLWCWKAGGMTTYVLRGVDLFKIESKAAPIGFLPDFSVDTEMISVLSEDIIIMVSDGLFASQENWLMQEELFLQLIRQGIKKGASIQVVLYDVMAQFKQRYPSNDDCTVMLFQLHHIAAPWSVFRPAYS
- the tilS gene encoding tRNA lysidine(34) synthetase TilS — its product is MHLLEHQVLAYIKQHQLITSGDKLLVACSGGVDSMALLSFFYKFQSYFQIELFVAHVDHMLRGEASAGDRNFVEQTCAKWDIPVFSSAIPIAEYLEQEGGNSQAICRRERYHFFEKVMSEQKMDKLVTAHHADDQLESMLMAMTKASSLNGLKGIMPKRPFLNNFVIRPFLAVTKSEIREYLHTEGQTYREDASNEKDVYTRNRFRHHVVPLLKKENPSISQHVVQLADQLAEDDRYLMQLAETRFSTLFEEMRGNCYKVVISDFQSEPLALQRRLILILLKYLYNDSKLIQSYALCTMILKLFDTAVGSSSVDLPDGYIARQQYGEITFGKSQQMHQMTKQPLTLNEWNWVGELRVYVGELAQCEDSLLAVHKPYYFTASTVQYPLLVRVREDGDRIALSGMQQKKKVARIFIDEKIPLVKRAHWPLLVDANNELLAVMAIRVNNQFSDVRLAIHDSVLLIAHI